The following coding sequences lie in one Kamptonema formosum PCC 6407 genomic window:
- a CDS encoding VWA domain-containing protein, protein MDALLEGGAALRDRDYTLIVDKSQSMSISDQADGKSRWDVMQESALALAAQCEQFDPDGITLYLFADDFKRYDSTTASKVAQIFQENQPSGKTKLAPALKDATDNYFERRATERAKANGETIIVVTSGEVNNPQSVKQIIIDASNQLERDEELAISLIQVGSNQTATEFFKILDDQLQSAGAKFDICNTVTLEHMEDMSLTDVLLNAIVD, encoded by the coding sequence ATGGACGCTTTACTCGAAGGCGGCGCAGCTTTGCGCGATCGCGACTATACCCTGATCGTAGATAAAAGCCAAAGTATGTCCATCTCAGACCAAGCAGACGGTAAAAGTCGCTGGGATGTCATGCAGGAGTCCGCCTTAGCACTAGCAGCTCAATGCGAACAATTCGATCCTGATGGCATCACCCTTTACCTATTCGCAGATGATTTTAAACGTTACGACAGCACCACTGCTAGTAAAGTTGCCCAGATATTCCAAGAAAATCAGCCATCTGGCAAAACCAAGCTAGCCCCAGCTCTAAAAGATGCTACAGATAACTACTTTGAGCGTCGAGCTACAGAACGCGCCAAAGCTAACGGAGAAACAATTATAGTAGTCACATCCGGTGAAGTCAACAATCCTCAATCAGTAAAGCAGATAATTATTGATGCCTCAAATCAGTTAGAGCGAGATGAAGAACTCGCAATTTCACTAATTCAAGTAGGCTCCAATCAAACAGCAACAGAATTTTTCAAAATCTTGGACGATCAATTGCAGAGTGCTGGCGCTAAATTTGACATCTGCAACACCGTCACCTTAGAACACATGGAAGATATGTCCTTGACTGACGTGCTACTCAATGCCATTGTTGATTAG
- a CDS encoding ABC transporter substrate-binding protein, translating into MLENYTAKLKIQRIGILEFIGIFCLCCFLVVSCGKSATQSVNSTNTEAGTGRITIGTTLKLRTIDPADAYEQISGGLLYNLGDRLYTYESGTTKLIPQLATAMPKISPDALTYTIPLRQGVTFHDDTAFNAEAMVFSLERFIKNGGRPAFLLADAVESIKATGEFELTIKLKQPFAAFPSLLGFAGACAISPKAYEIGPGKFKPDTFVGTGRYQLAKYGSDSLKLDVFDKYWGNKPANKGIDVQFLSTPANLFNAFRTGAVDVAYLSLDADQIRNLEERGKKGNWQAIAAKSNTVSYMVLNLKSKPLDNLAVRQAIATIIDRPLLNERVLRGQAEPLYSLIPTTFDVQKPVFKEQYQEANAAKAKELLKKAGFSAANPVKLQIWYPSASSKRAMVANTLKAIAQQKLDGALQIEVNGVEAPTLFQNLDKGIYPSALVDWVADYFDADNYIQPFLSCSKGSAAAGCQEGASQGQGSFYYSDRVNQLISKQRQEQNPATRKAIFGEIQDILAKDVPFIPLWQDKDYVFAQKGVTGVVLEPTQSFPFWLLGKQ; encoded by the coding sequence ATGTTAGAAAATTACACCGCTAAGCTTAAAATTCAGCGGATTGGTATATTAGAATTTATTGGTATATTTTGCCTTTGCTGCTTCCTAGTTGTGAGTTGCGGAAAGTCGGCAACTCAATCAGTTAATTCTACAAATACAGAGGCGGGAACGGGAAGAATTACAATTGGTACAACGCTGAAACTGCGGACGATCGATCCTGCTGATGCTTATGAACAAATATCAGGTGGATTGCTTTACAATTTGGGCGATCGCCTCTACACTTACGAGTCGGGAACTACTAAGCTAATTCCACAATTAGCAACAGCAATGCCTAAAATTAGTCCCGATGCTTTAACTTATACTATACCACTACGTCAAGGCGTTACTTTCCATGATGATACGGCATTCAATGCTGAGGCAATGGTATTTTCTCTAGAACGATTTATTAAAAATGGAGGTCGTCCAGCATTTTTGTTAGCTGATGCTGTGGAATCTATTAAGGCCACTGGTGAATTTGAGTTAACAATTAAGCTGAAACAACCTTTTGCTGCTTTTCCTTCCCTACTAGGATTTGCGGGTGCTTGTGCAATTTCTCCTAAAGCTTACGAAATTGGCCCGGGTAAATTTAAACCGGATACTTTTGTGGGAACGGGTCGTTATCAGCTAGCAAAATATGGTAGCGATTCTTTAAAATTAGATGTTTTTGATAAGTATTGGGGGAATAAACCCGCCAATAAAGGAATTGACGTTCAGTTCCTTTCTACGCCTGCAAATTTGTTTAATGCTTTTCGTACAGGTGCAGTAGATGTGGCTTATTTGTCTCTAGATGCTGACCAAATTCGTAACTTGGAAGAGAGAGGTAAAAAAGGCAATTGGCAGGCGATCGCAGCTAAAAGTAATACGGTGAGTTATATGGTACTCAACCTCAAGTCTAAACCTTTGGATAATTTAGCAGTAAGGCAGGCAATCGCCACAATTATTGACCGCCCATTGCTTAACGAACGGGTATTGCGAGGACAAGCGGAACCTCTTTATAGCCTAATTCCTACCACATTTGATGTACAAAAGCCAGTTTTTAAAGAACAGTATCAAGAGGCTAACGCAGCTAAGGCAAAAGAACTTTTGAAGAAGGCTGGGTTCTCGGCTGCTAATCCTGTAAAACTACAAATTTGGTATCCTTCCGCTTCTTCCAAAAGGGCAATGGTGGCGAATACTCTGAAGGCAATTGCTCAACAAAAATTAGATGGGGCGTTGCAAATAGAAGTTAATGGTGTAGAAGCTCCCACTTTGTTTCAAAATCTGGATAAAGGGATTTATCCTTCTGCTTTAGTGGATTGGGTTGCTGACTACTTTGATGCTGACAATTACATTCAGCCATTTCTGAGTTGTAGTAAAGGCTCAGCGGCGGCGGGATGTCAAGAGGGAGCGAGTCAGGGTCAGGGTTCATTTTACTATAGCGATCGCGTGAATCAACTGATTTCTAAGCAGCGACAAGAGCAGAATCCCGCCACCCGCAAAGCTATTTTTGGCGAAATTCAAGATATATTAGCTAAAGATGTTCCGTTCATTCCTTTATGGCAAGATAAGGATTATGTTTTTGCTCAAAAAGGTGTGACTGGTGTTGTTCTAGAACCAACACAATCTTTTCCCTTTTGGCTGCTTGGTAAGCAGTAA
- a CDS encoding helix-turn-helix domain-containing protein, whose translation MISELFRVTIERYGISGKQLSKFSGVSENHISEFRRGKTGISTEVLWKLIEAMDEIKPGARAYFCARLTGGEGFGNGSQMSVPKQLESLLDMQNLVDSLSDDSLALLLMVVAARIKNGVSSHGKGLELIG comes from the coding sequence ATGATTTCCGAACTTTTTAGGGTGACTATTGAACGCTACGGGATATCTGGGAAACAGTTATCCAAGTTTTCAGGCGTTAGCGAGAATCATATTTCAGAGTTTAGGCGGGGGAAGACGGGCATCTCTACTGAGGTGCTGTGGAAATTAATCGAGGCAATGGACGAGATTAAGCCGGGAGCCCGCGCTTACTTCTGTGCCCGGCTGACGGGGGGAGAGGGATTTGGCAATGGCAGCCAGATGTCAGTGCCAAAGCAACTAGAGTCTTTACTAGATATGCAGAACTTGGTTGATAGTCTCTCTGACGACAGTTTGGCCTTGCTGCTGATGGTAGTGGCAGCGCGAATTAAGAATGGTGTTTCCTCTCATGGGAAAGGTTTGGAGCTAATTGGCTGA
- a CDS encoding slr1659 superfamily regulator: MEIKTEDYRICYDKATATIILQGALRLSGMEEYAPVVQLLNDVADSEPPKIVLNLQELEFLNSSGISMLSKFAIKVRQKGNVQMQIKGSQSIPWQGKSLRNLLRLMPTLELELK; this comes from the coding sequence ATGGAGATCAAGACCGAAGATTACCGTATATGTTACGATAAAGCAACTGCAACGATTATTTTACAAGGCGCTCTCCGGCTCAGCGGCATGGAAGAGTACGCGCCTGTGGTACAGTTGCTCAACGATGTTGCTGACTCAGAACCACCCAAAATTGTGCTGAACTTGCAGGAACTAGAATTTCTCAACAGTTCTGGGATCAGTATGTTGTCGAAGTTTGCGATCAAGGTGCGTCAGAAAGGAAACGTTCAGATGCAGATTAAAGGTTCTCAGTCAATCCCCTGGCAAGGAAAGTCTTTGCGGAATCTACTACGTCTGATGCCTACCTTGGAGCTGGAATTAAAATAG
- a CDS encoding HAL/PAL/TAL family ammonia-lyase, whose translation MSTNLTEPISQKLLQWLEPNLSAVIVGNRRLSVEEVARVARCGTRVRLNDESDVAERVQASCDYITDAVESGKAIYGVTTGFGGMANTEIAPEEAASLQNNLIWFLKAGAGQKLPTACVRAAMLLRINSHLQGASGIRLELIKRMIVFLNAGVTPHVCELGSIGASGDLVPLAQITGALIGLDDSFTVDFNGREMSAIQALELLDLPKIDLRPKEGLAMVNGTSVMTGIAANCVRDSQVMLALAMGTHALMIQGLGATNQSFHPFIHKLKPHFGQVWAASQMVELLAGSCLNRDELDGQHDARGEHPIQDRYSLRCLPQYIGPIVDGIAEIAQQIEVEVNSVTDNPLIDTENQASYHGGNFLGQYVGVGMDRLRYLLGLLAKHLDVQIALLAAPEFNNGLSPSLVGNTSRKVNMGLKGLQIAGNSIMPLLTFYGNSIADRFPTHAEQFNQNINSQGFASANLARRSIELFQQYMAISLMFAVQAVDLRTHEVAGHYDARECLSPLSLPLYEAVREVVGQPPNVDRSYIWNDNEQSLDIHIAMIAADIAQEGRIVQAVNQILSSLK comes from the coding sequence ATGTCAACAAACTTAACTGAGCCGATTTCTCAAAAATTACTGCAATGGCTTGAGCCTAATTTGAGTGCGGTAATTGTCGGGAACCGACGGCTAAGTGTAGAGGAAGTCGCCAGGGTTGCCCGCTGTGGAACCAGAGTGCGGTTGAATGATGAAAGCGATGTTGCGGAACGAGTGCAAGCATCCTGCGATTACATTACGGATGCTGTGGAGTCGGGAAAAGCAATTTATGGAGTCACCACTGGCTTTGGTGGGATGGCCAATACAGAGATTGCACCTGAAGAGGCCGCAAGTTTACAAAACAATTTGATTTGGTTTCTCAAAGCTGGGGCAGGGCAAAAGCTGCCCACAGCTTGCGTCCGCGCCGCCATGCTCTTGCGAATTAACTCCCACCTCCAAGGTGCTTCAGGAATTAGGCTGGAGTTAATTAAACGGATGATCGTATTTCTCAACGCAGGAGTTACGCCTCACGTTTGTGAATTGGGCTCCATTGGCGCTTCCGGGGATTTAGTTCCCCTAGCGCAAATCACAGGGGCATTAATAGGTTTAGATGACAGTTTTACTGTGGATTTTAATGGCAGAGAAATGTCAGCAATTCAAGCGCTGGAATTATTAGATTTACCAAAAATTGATTTGCGACCCAAAGAAGGGTTAGCAATGGTTAATGGTACATCTGTAATGACTGGCATTGCTGCCAACTGCGTTCGGGATTCGCAAGTAATGCTTGCCTTAGCAATGGGTACTCATGCTTTGATGATCCAAGGATTAGGCGCGACAAATCAATCTTTTCACCCCTTCATTCACAAGCTTAAACCTCATTTTGGTCAAGTGTGGGCGGCTTCCCAAATGGTTGAACTCCTCGCAGGTTCCTGCTTGAATCGAGATGAGTTAGATGGGCAGCATGATGCTCGCGGCGAGCATCCGATACAAGACCGTTATTCACTGCGTTGTTTGCCTCAGTACATAGGGCCGATTGTGGATGGAATTGCAGAAATTGCCCAACAGATTGAAGTTGAAGTTAACTCTGTTACTGATAACCCTTTAATCGATACTGAGAATCAAGCTAGCTATCACGGTGGCAATTTCTTAGGGCAATATGTTGGCGTTGGGATGGATAGGTTGCGCTATCTTTTAGGTCTGCTGGCTAAGCATTTGGATGTGCAAATTGCGCTGTTAGCTGCACCTGAATTTAATAATGGTTTGTCGCCTTCTTTGGTTGGCAACACCAGCCGTAAGGTCAACATGGGATTAAAAGGTCTGCAAATAGCTGGAAACTCAATTATGCCACTATTGACTTTTTACGGAAACTCAATTGCTGACCGCTTTCCCACTCACGCGGAACAATTCAATCAGAATATCAATAGCCAAGGATTCGCTTCAGCAAATTTAGCTCGTCGCTCAATTGAATTGTTCCAGCAATATATGGCAATTTCCCTAATGTTTGCCGTCCAAGCTGTTGACTTGCGAACCCATGAAGTTGCGGGTCACTATGACGCGCGGGAATGTTTGTCGCCACTTAGCTTACCGCTATATGAAGCTGTGCGCGAAGTTGTAGGACAGCCGCCTAATGTCGATCGATCTTACATCTGGAATGACAACGAGCAATCTTTGGATATACACATTGCCATGATTGCTGCTGACATTGCACAGGAAGGACGAATTGTACAAGCTGTGAACCAAATTTTATCAAGTTTGAAGTAG
- a CDS encoding class I adenylate-forming enzyme family protein, translating to MNIAEHIERGCRFFPEKTALIFEGKSFSYKQLNQLANCAANGLQGLGIKRGDCVALFLPNIPEFVISYLGILKIGAVAVSINAMLKTDEVRFILNDCAAKIVIATESLRIQVPDDDLAYLQYILIAEDGVIKPPSVVVNHSSHIYGSKLSLSCKEISLLQLIALASAEAKAVEMEPTEPAAIIYTSGTTGFPKGAALSHGNVTSNMHSVKHCCGMRAEDRLLLYLPLFHCFGQNFILNAGLNACATIILQRRFYPAEVLKVTVSEQITMFFGVPTAFAKLLEMSPDECNFNSVRYYFSAAARMPLEVVEQWQEQYGLVIHEGYGLTETSPFSCYNHYLKYKPGSIGMPIDNVEMKVVDTEGSEVDVGEVGEIIIRGPNVMSSYWNRPAETAEVMSNGWFHTGDLGRMDEEGYFYIVDRLKDTINVSGFKVYPSELERVISQHPAVAEVAICGVPDKVKGESILANIVLNNGQVVAPEDVISFCSKQIAAYKVPHLVRFVDALPKNATGKVLRRVLREAHN from the coding sequence ATGAATATTGCAGAGCATATCGAGAGAGGGTGTAGATTTTTTCCTGAGAAAACGGCTTTGATTTTTGAAGGTAAATCTTTTAGTTACAAGCAACTAAATCAATTGGCAAACTGTGCTGCTAATGGTTTGCAAGGATTGGGGATCAAACGGGGAGATTGCGTCGCTCTATTCCTGCCTAATATTCCTGAATTTGTCATCTCTTATCTGGGCATCTTAAAGATTGGAGCTGTCGCAGTTTCTATCAATGCGATGCTCAAAACTGATGAAGTTCGGTTTATTCTCAATGACTGTGCTGCTAAGATAGTAATTGCGACAGAATCATTGCGAATACAAGTGCCTGATGATGATTTAGCTTATCTTCAATACATTTTGATTGCTGAAGATGGAGTTATTAAGCCGCCGAGTGTGGTTGTCAATCATTCTTCTCATATTTATGGAAGTAAGCTGAGTTTAAGTTGTAAAGAAATCAGTTTGTTACAACTGATAGCTTTAGCTTCAGCAGAAGCTAAAGCTGTTGAAATGGAACCTACAGAACCCGCTGCAATTATCTATACATCGGGGACGACTGGTTTTCCTAAAGGAGCTGCGCTTTCTCATGGCAATGTGACTTCAAATATGCACTCTGTCAAGCACTGCTGCGGTATGAGGGCTGAAGATCGGTTGCTTTTGTATTTACCATTGTTCCATTGTTTCGGTCAGAATTTCATTCTAAATGCGGGATTAAATGCTTGTGCGACTATCATTTTGCAGCGCAGATTTTATCCAGCAGAAGTTTTGAAGGTAACGGTTTCAGAGCAGATTACCATGTTTTTTGGAGTCCCGACTGCCTTTGCCAAGCTGTTAGAAATGTCGCCGGATGAATGCAACTTTAACTCAGTACGCTATTATTTTAGCGCTGCTGCTAGAATGCCTTTGGAAGTTGTAGAGCAGTGGCAAGAACAGTATGGTTTGGTGATTCATGAAGGGTACGGTTTGACGGAAACTTCGCCTTTTTCTTGTTACAACCATTACTTGAAATATAAGCCTGGTTCGATTGGGATGCCAATTGATAATGTGGAAATGAAGGTGGTGGATACTGAGGGTTCAGAAGTTGATGTCGGAGAAGTTGGCGAGATTATTATTCGCGGCCCGAATGTGATGTCGAGCTATTGGAACCGTCCTGCTGAAACTGCCGAAGTTATGTCAAATGGTTGGTTTCATACTGGAGATTTGGGTCGGATGGATGAAGAGGGCTATTTCTACATTGTTGACCGCTTGAAGGACACGATCAATGTTTCGGGATTTAAGGTTTATCCGAGTGAATTGGAGCGGGTAATTTCTCAACATCCAGCGGTTGCGGAAGTGGCTATCTGTGGCGTTCCTGACAAGGTTAAAGGCGAGAGCATTTTGGCGAATATTGTCCTTAATAATGGGCAAGTTGTAGCGCCAGAGGATGTGATTTCTTTCTGCTCGAAACAGATAGCGGCTTATAAGGTTCCTCACCTTGTCCGGTTTGTTGACGCGCTTCCAAAAAATGCGACGGGTAAGGTTTTGAGGCGAGTTTTGCGCGAGGCGCATAATTAA
- a CDS encoding GGDEF domain-containing protein, whose protein sequence is MASTGFRHQSIFVNAQRLEDRSKEPPSREYLLLEIEQLRQELQEIKAEKMQLDILLEATCARADAVEVLLHESHQQLQAEIAERERAQAAMKEAQAELQSVQVTVSTDKADMEMILETMREHGDFLENLLHDQCIRDPVTGLFNRRYLKEFLTREIERSTQAQQSLGIIMLDIDYFKRFNDTFGHDAGDLVLQELSLFLQRCVHNSEIVCRYGGEEFVLVLPESSLEDAYQRAEQLRQGVKQLNVKYNGQSLDVITVSLGVACFPEHGKTGAEAIQAADVALYRAKAKGRDRVISARSRF, encoded by the coding sequence ATGGCTAGTACAGGCTTTCGGCATCAGAGTATTTTTGTCAATGCACAAAGACTGGAAGACAGGTCAAAAGAACCACCATCCAGAGAATATCTGCTTCTGGAAATAGAACAACTGCGCCAGGAACTCCAAGAGATCAAAGCCGAAAAGATGCAGTTGGATATTTTGCTGGAGGCAACCTGTGCCCGCGCTGATGCTGTAGAAGTTTTACTGCATGAATCCCATCAACAACTGCAAGCCGAAATTGCAGAACGCGAACGGGCACAAGCGGCGATGAAGGAGGCTCAAGCAGAACTTCAGTCTGTTCAGGTAACTGTCAGTACAGACAAGGCTGACATGGAAATGATTTTAGAAACAATGAGGGAACACGGCGACTTTCTGGAAAACTTACTGCACGATCAGTGCATTCGCGACCCGGTAACTGGTCTTTTTAACCGCCGTTACTTGAAGGAGTTCCTGACAAGGGAGATCGAGCGCTCCACGCAAGCGCAGCAATCTTTGGGCATTATTATGCTCGACATTGACTACTTTAAGCGTTTTAACGACACTTTTGGTCACGATGCAGGCGATCTTGTCCTGCAAGAATTGAGCCTATTTTTGCAAAGGTGCGTCCACAATTCAGAAATTGTTTGCCGTTACGGAGGTGAGGAGTTTGTCCTGGTTTTGCCAGAGAGTAGCTTGGAAGATGCTTACCAACGTGCTGAACAACTGCGCCAAGGTGTGAAGCAGTTAAATGTAAAATATAACGGTCAGTCTCTTGACGTGATTACTGTTTCTTTGGGGGTAGCTTGTTTTCCAGAGCATGGTAAAACTGGTGCGGAAGCGATCCAAGCAGCAGACGTGGCTCTCTACCGCGCCAAGGCTAAAGGGCGCGATCGCGTTATCTCGGCTAGATCTAGGTTTTAA
- a CDS encoding adenylate/guanylate cyclase domain-containing protein — MVGCITNYSDIYNLCQGANSKTMQEEQLSKEELLLEIEKLRQEVENLKREKTDLEILLETTSLHSDSVEAELHDKALEAVREGEAKLAQFLEAIPVGVAVLDATGKPYYANRAAVQLLGKGVVPSITVYKIPDIYQLYVANSPHLYPVEELPISRALNGETSMADDIEVHQGDLIIPLESRGTPIFDSNGKVIYAISVFQDISDRKKAEAERQRFTNELFELNLNLEKALDAELELTDAYGRFVPHQFLYFLGYESIVDVKLGDQVQQEMSVLFADIRDFTSLSETLTPEENFKFINAYLSRMEPAITENNGFIDKYIGDAIMALFNGEADGAVQSGISMLQTLADYNQQRQNSGYVPIKIGVGINTGTLMLGTVGGQNRMDSTVISDAVNLASRIEGLTKEYGVQMLISNQTFSRLHNPADYSIRIVDQVKVKGKSEFVTVYEVFDSDPPEVREGKLGTLKRYEEAMLLYHQKSVREAGKLFEECLQKNPEDRVSQIYLKRCRDWRSLLKDF; from the coding sequence ATGGTAGGGTGTATCACCAACTACAGTGACATATATAATCTTTGTCAAGGCGCAAATTCCAAGACAATGCAGGAAGAACAACTGTCTAAAGAAGAGCTACTTTTGGAGATAGAAAAACTGCGCCAAGAAGTAGAAAACCTGAAAAGGGAAAAAACTGACTTGGAAATTTTGCTGGAAACTACCTCCTTACACTCCGATAGTGTTGAAGCCGAGTTACACGATAAAGCATTAGAGGCGGTACGTGAAGGCGAGGCAAAGTTAGCTCAGTTTCTGGAAGCAATACCCGTAGGAGTAGCTGTGTTGGATGCTACTGGTAAACCCTACTACGCTAATCGCGCCGCCGTGCAATTACTTGGCAAGGGAGTTGTGCCATCAATTACAGTTTACAAAATACCCGACATTTATCAACTTTATGTCGCAAATAGCCCTCATCTTTACCCCGTTGAAGAATTGCCAATATCGCGGGCTTTGAATGGCGAAACCTCAATGGCTGATGATATAGAAGTCCACCAAGGCGATCTGATTATACCTCTAGAAAGTAGAGGAACGCCAATATTTGATAGCAATGGTAAAGTGATCTATGCGATTTCCGTTTTTCAAGACATTAGCGATCGCAAAAAAGCAGAAGCTGAGCGCCAAAGGTTCACTAACGAACTCTTTGAGCTAAATTTGAATTTGGAAAAAGCTCTAGATGCCGAATTAGAACTAACCGATGCTTACGGGCGGTTTGTTCCTCACCAATTTCTCTACTTTTTAGGATATGAAAGCATTGTTGATGTCAAATTAGGAGATCAAGTACAGCAGGAAATGTCAGTGCTGTTTGCTGATATTCGTGATTTCACTTCGCTTTCAGAAACTTTAACTCCAGAAGAAAATTTTAAATTTATTAATGCTTATCTCAGTCGAATGGAGCCTGCAATTACTGAAAATAATGGTTTTATTGATAAATATATTGGCGATGCAATTATGGCTCTATTTAATGGCGAGGCAGATGGTGCAGTTCAATCTGGAATTTCGATGCTGCAAACTCTGGCAGATTACAATCAACAGCGCCAAAATTCGGGCTACGTGCCGATTAAAATTGGGGTGGGGATCAATACAGGTACTTTGATGCTAGGTACTGTGGGTGGACAAAACCGGATGGACAGTACAGTTATTAGTGATGCTGTTAATTTAGCATCTAGGATTGAAGGGTTGACGAAAGAGTACGGGGTGCAAATGTTAATTTCTAACCAAACATTTTCGCGCTTACATAATCCTGCGGATTATTCTATCCGTATCGTTGACCAAGTAAAGGTTAAGGGGAAGTCAGAGTTTGTGACAGTGTACGAAGTATTTGATTCTGACCCCCCAGAAGTTCGAGAAGGTAAGTTAGGAACTTTGAAAAGATATGAGGAAGCTATGTTGCTTTACCATCAGAAGAGCGTGAGAGAGGCGGGCAAACTGTTTGAAGAATGTTTGCAAAAAAACCCTGAAGATCGGGTGTCTCAAATTTATCTAAAACGGTGTCGAGATTGGCGATCCCTACTCAAAGATTTTTAG
- a CDS encoding bifunctional folylpolyglutamate synthase/dihydrofolate synthase, producing MKVDSILKPYQRFGVNLGLDRIQQLLDKLGNPHQKIPIIHVAGTNGKGSVCAYLSYILTAAGYEVGRYTSPHLIDWNERICINQKPISSEQLEDYLLQVVNVVNNKDSESPTQFEVFTAAAWLYFAEKEVDIAVIEVGLGGRLDATNVCETPLVSIITSISREHWQVLGPTLADIAGEKAGILKQNCPAVIGQLPLEAKAVIEKRLEQLNCPAIWPKPALDLGENWVEYQPEPDTNINLPTPAIAIKYPLTLLGEIQLMNSALAIATCQILQQQGWKISETAIQNGMENTKWPGRLQWTTWGNHKLLVDGAHNPAAAIALRQYVDTLAHLYPQKKGKSWVMGMLSTKDHADIFKAVLATGDRLYLVPVPDHSSAEPEELAKLALSICPTLSHCQTYPDLLTALDTAIGEDLTVLCGSLYLIGYFFQQQEQD from the coding sequence ATGAAAGTAGATTCTATCCTCAAACCCTATCAACGCTTCGGTGTAAATCTCGGTCTAGACAGAATTCAACAACTCTTAGATAAATTAGGCAACCCTCACCAAAAAATCCCTATTATTCATGTCGCAGGTACAAATGGCAAAGGTTCCGTTTGTGCCTATCTTTCTTACATATTAACTGCCGCAGGCTATGAAGTTGGTCGCTACACTTCTCCCCATTTAATTGACTGGAATGAACGCATCTGTATCAATCAAAAACCCATTTCATCAGAACAATTAGAAGATTATCTTTTACAAGTAGTAAACGTTGTTAATAATAAAGATAGTGAATCTCCTACCCAATTTGAAGTATTTACCGCCGCCGCTTGGCTATATTTCGCCGAAAAAGAAGTAGATATTGCCGTCATAGAAGTTGGGTTAGGCGGAAGATTAGATGCAACTAATGTCTGCGAAACTCCTCTCGTTTCCATCATCACTTCCATCAGTCGCGAACACTGGCAAGTTCTCGGCCCAACTTTAGCAGATATTGCAGGTGAAAAAGCAGGTATTCTCAAACAAAATTGCCCTGCTGTCATCGGACAATTACCTCTAGAAGCTAAAGCAGTTATCGAAAAACGCCTTGAACAATTAAACTGTCCTGCTATCTGGCCAAAACCTGCATTAGATTTAGGAGAAAATTGGGTAGAATATCAGCCAGAACCAGATACTAACATTAATTTACCAACACCTGCGATCGCAATTAAATACCCTTTAACACTATTAGGGGAAATTCAATTAATGAACTCAGCCCTCGCGATCGCAACTTGCCAAATTCTCCAGCAACAAGGGTGGAAAATTTCGGAAACTGCTATCCAAAACGGGATGGAAAATACTAAATGGCCTGGTCGTCTGCAATGGACAACTTGGGGAAATCATAAACTATTAGTTGACGGCGCTCACAACCCAGCCGCTGCTATCGCCTTACGTCAATATGTCGATACTCTAGCTCATTTATACCCGCAAAAAAAGGGCAAATCTTGGGTAATGGGTATGCTTTCTACTAAAGACCATGCTGATATTTTTAAGGCTGTGTTGGCAACAGGCGATCGTCTTTATTTAGTACCCGTACCTGACCATAGTTCTGCTGAACCAGAAGAGTTAGCCAAGTTAGCTTTAAGTATCTGCCCAACATTATCTCATTGTCAAACTTATCCAGATTTACTCACAGCTTTAGATACTGCGATTGGCGAGGATTTAACTGTCCTTTGTGGTTCTCTTTATCTTATTGGCTATTTCTTTCAGCAGCAGGAGCAAGATTGA
- a CDS encoding DUF6272 family protein: protein MIQIFGDFEEPPFTQEYLIIGFSPSSFPLKQRWRNNGLSADFLADYLATFFPGNEQEPASIEKQVQVKSAISYVANELLENAMKFNDETCQYPISIRLHLESGRVAFLMTNSIPPQAVDKFQAYIQELTTSDPNELYIYQLEKNAADENCTASGLGLLTMINDYEAKLGWKFETVQKDPEVIAVTTMVQLTV, encoded by the coding sequence ATGATTCAGATATTTGGCGACTTCGAGGAGCCGCCTTTCACACAAGAATACTTGATCATCGGATTTTCTCCCAGTTCGTTTCCCCTAAAACAGCGATGGCGAAATAATGGTTTATCTGCTGATTTTCTTGCCGATTATTTAGCAACTTTCTTTCCCGGAAACGAACAGGAACCTGCTAGTATCGAGAAGCAAGTGCAGGTCAAAAGTGCTATCAGTTATGTTGCCAATGAATTGCTAGAAAATGCCATGAAATTTAACGACGAAACCTGCCAGTATCCGATCAGTATTCGCCTCCACCTAGAAAGTGGTAGAGTAGCATTTCTAATGACTAACAGCATCCCTCCCCAAGCCGTTGATAAATTTCAGGCTTACATTCAGGAGTTAACTACATCAGATCCAAATGAGCTATACATTTACCAGTTAGAAAAAAATGCTGCTGACGAAAACTGTACCGCTTCTGGTTTAGGCTTACTGACTATGATCAACGACTATGAAGCTAAGCTGGGTTGGAAGTTCGAGACTGTCCAAAAAGACCCAGAAGTTATTGCCGTAACCACAATGGTGCAGCTAACAGTATAG